The Coffea arabica cultivar ET-39 chromosome 2c, Coffea Arabica ET-39 HiFi, whole genome shotgun sequence genome includes the window ACCTTATGGCAATATATAGAGCTAAATATAATAGCAGCACTTCTAGGCTTATTCTACGCACCATATATAGACACAGAATGAGCAGCTTAatttatatctatatatatttcATCCATCAGTTTGGAATGAGCTTGAAAGGAGGCTTCCCTAGCGCTGGAGACGGGTCATACCTTCCATAGTCTTTGGTGTTAACTTTCAGAAGCCTTTCATGAACCTCCATCACCTCTTCATGGCTTAAATGCTCCTTTTGTACCTCCTGTGATTTTGGACAGAAGTTTGGAGTAATCATTAAACAGCAACGGTATAGAACTGGAGAAGGAAAGAGGGTAAGTGGAAGTCAATGGTATTTATGAGTTTCTAGCGAGGTATGTGATTATTTTTTGTAACATGCACGATTTCAGTTGGTGGCATGcatgtaaagaaaaaaaaggaggctTTATGAACAAGTGCCCACATCAAGTAGCCAAAGCATGCAACTATCTGGAAAAGTTCATGAATCATGACCGTGAAGGCGAAAAATGAAACGACATTAATTGTACCGCATCCAATTAATGATTTTAGAGACGGATGGGATATAAAGTTATGAATTCAATTGCATCAACCTTTTAATATTTTGAGAAGCATGTACCTATATCAACCTACAGTAATTTTCTTGTAACATAAGATCAGTCACAAACCTCATGGCCACCTGCTCCTGCGACCTTCTTCGAGTTGCTTGCAAACCTTGAATGCCGACCTGCGTCACAATTAAGTTTCAAGTCGTTATATTCTTGTGTACTTGTACATGTCTGGTATACGTATAAACCTCAATCAAGCGACAAAGTTTGATTCCGAACCCTCTCAAGAAATTTGTAACTGTTGTAAACCCACCTGCAGACGATGCAGACAAAAGTGATGCAGAAATGAGGAGGAAGAGAAGACCAATATCCTTGAGGAGAAGCATGAGCCCCATTTTTTTCCACAAACTTTCTCTCGAAGCTCTTTTTGCTCGCCCAAAAGAGAATAGAACCAATGCTGATGCCTTCTTTGTATATTGAACAAAGCACTTACATTTATTT containing:
- the LOC113726281 gene encoding protein CASPARIAN STRIP INTEGRITY FACTOR 1-like, with protein sequence MGLMLLLKDIGLLFLLISASLLSASSAGRHSRFASNSKKVAGAGGHEEVQKEHLSHEEVMEVHERLLKVNTKDYGRYDPSPALGKPPFKLIPN